One Sander vitreus isolate 19-12246 chromosome 22, sanVit1, whole genome shotgun sequence DNA segment encodes these proteins:
- the myd88 gene encoding myeloid differentiation primary response protein MyD88, which translates to MACVDSEVDLMTIPLIALNVTVRKKLALYLNPKNTVAADWMAVAEAMGFNYLEIKNHETSQSPTKTVLENWHARDSDATVGKLLSILSEVDRSDIVKDLRPFIDEDVRKYCESLRKKAEPPLQVPEVDSCFPRTPERVGITLEDDPDGAPERFDAFICYCQSDFEFVHEMIRELEQTEYKLKLCVFDRDVLPGSCVWTITSELIEKRCKRMVVVISDEYLESDACDFQTKFALSLCPGARNKRLIPVKYKSMAKPFPSILRFLTICDYTRPPTQAWFWVRLAKALSLP; encoded by the exons ATGGCTTGTGTCGATTCAGAAGTTGACTTGATGACGATTCCTCTCATTGCACTGAATGTGACTGTGAGGAAAAAGTTGGCTCTGTACCTGAACCCCAAGAACACAGTGGCCGCGGACTGGATGGCTGTTGCAGAGGCCATGGGCTTCAATTATCTGGAAATAAAGAACCACGAAACGTCACAAAGCCCCACTAAAACGGTCCTGGAGAACTGGCACGCCCGCGACTCCGATGCGACGGTGGGGAAGCTGCTGTCAATCCTGTCCGAGGTGGATAGAAGTGACATTGTGAAGGATCTTCGTCCTTTCATAG ATGAGGATGTCAGGAAGTATTGTGAGAGTCTGAGGAAGAAGGCTGAGCCCCCACTTCAGGTCCCGGAGGTGGACAGCTGTTTCCCACGCACCCCAGAGAGAGTTGGTATCACCCTGGAGGATGACCCTGACG GTGCTCCTGAGCGGTTTGATGCCTTCATCTGCTACTGCCAGAGCGACTTTGAGTTTGTCCATGAGATGATTCGCGAGCTGGAACAGACTGAGTACAAGCTGAAGCTGTGCGTGTTCGACAGAGATGTCCTCCCCGGCTCCTGTGTATGGACCATCACTAGTGAACTCATAGAGAAGAG GTGTAAGAGGATGGTGGTGGTGATTTCTGATGAATACCTTGAAAGCGATGCCTGTGACTTTCAGACCAAGTTTGCTCTCAGCCTGTGTCCCG GAGCTCGAAATAAACGGCTTATTCCAGTAAAGTACAAGTCAATGGCAAAACCGTTCCCCAGCATTTTGCGCTTCCTTACCATATGTGACTACACCCGGCCTCCCACACAGGCCTGGTTTTGGGTACGGCTGGCCaaagctctctctctgccaTAA